One genomic segment of Syngnathus acus chromosome 1, fSynAcu1.2, whole genome shotgun sequence includes these proteins:
- the LOC119119751 gene encoding target of Myb protein 1-like isoform X3: MFSLGEKMEFLIANPFSTPVGQRIEQATSGSRQSEDWGLNMEICDIINETDEGPRDAVKAIKKRIAGNKNFREIMLALTVLETCVKNCGHRFHVFVASQEFVEGVLVRAILPKYNPPSVLHDRVLSLIQSWADAFRTSPSLAGVVYVYDDLRRRGLEFPMTDLDALSPIHTPIRTVPENETQQATDAPPRQSQAQTSTTNSSPASQSSEGPPALSAEQKNKLQHELALVKGNLTVMTEMLNELKPGQSKQEDTELLQQLYSVCKNMQTRVVELIPQLMDEGLIEELLVVNDDLNNAFIRYERFDRLNKAQMTNTEQQSSVSRPDRIDLSPEHSILSQPAVITTNNQPEVNTCTNQGQSANHNEEEFDMFAQTRGSSLAELRKSVRYEDPGAVEGLAGALDSKLQVTGHMGQDKNALQNNVDKWLACNMEDQSAVSEGVSSEEFDKFLDDRAKESDQSNHTTCGTLPSSSRLPPQSTKQQDSSHDHLFSL, from the exons ATGTTTTCTCTCGGGGAGAAGATGGAGTTTCTCATTGCAAACCCCTTTTCGACACCTGTTGGTCAGAGAATCG AGCAAGCGACCAGCGGCTCTCGGCAGTCCGAGGACTGGGGACTTAACATGGAGatatgtgacatcatcaatgagACGGACGAGGG ACCAAGAGATGCGGTCAAAGCCATTAAGAAGAGGATTGCGGGTAACAAGAATTTCAGAGAAATCATGTTGGCCCTGACT GTTCTTGAGACATGCGTAAAGAATTGCGGCCATCGCTTCCACGTTTTTGTGGCGTCACAGGAGTTTGTGGAAGGAGTTCTGGTGCGAGCCATTTTGCCCAAATATAACCCGCCCTCTGTTCTCCATGACAGGGTGCTCAGTCTCATACAG TCATGGGCCGACGCGTTCCGGACTTCCCCCTCCCTTGCGGGCGTGGTGTATGTTTACGATGACCTGAGGAGACGAGGGTTGGAGTTTCCCATGACAGACCTCGATGCTCTATCGCCCATTCACACTCCCATCAGG ACTGTGCCAGAAAATGAAACCCAACAAGCTACGGATGCTCCTCCCCGTCAGTCACAAGCACAAACTTCCACTACAAATTCTTCACCTGCATCCCAGTCCAGTGAGGGACCACCTGCCCTCTCTGCAGAACAG AAAAACAAGTTGCAGCATGAACTTGCACTGGTAAAAGGAAATCTTACTGTCATGACTGAAATGCTGAATGAACTTAAACCTGGACAGAGCAAGCAGGAGGATACAGAACTGCTGCAG CAACTCTACTCAGTGTGCAAGAACATGCAGACGCGAGTGGTGGAGCTCATCCctcagctgatggatgaaggacTCATTGAGGAGCTTCTTGTAGTTAATGATGATCTCAACAATGCTTTCATCCGTTATGAGAG GTTTGACAGACTAAACAAGGCACAAATGACAAATACTGAACAA CAGAGTTCCGTCAGCCGCCCGGACCGTATCGACCTCAGCCCAGAGCACTCAATACTGAGCCAGCCTGCTGTCATCACAACGAACAATCAACCCGAAGTCAACACATGTACCAATCAGGGGCAGTCGGCCAACCACA ATGAGGAAGAGTTTGATATGTTCGCTCAAACCCGAGGAAGCTCCTTAGCAGAGCTGAGAAAGAG TGTTAGGTATGAGGACCCTGGAGCTGTAGAGGGTCTTGCTGGGGCCCTCGACTCAAAACTGCAAGTCACAGGACAT ATGGGGCAAGATAAAAACGCTCTACAGAACAATGTGGATAAATGGCTGGCTTGTAATATG GAAGACCAATCTGCAGTCAGTGAGGGAGTCTCCAGTGAAG AATTTGATAAATTTTTGGACGATCGGGCAAAGGAATCTGACCAAAGTAATCATACGACGTGTGGAACACTGCCTTCCTCCTCCAGACTGCCGCCACAGTCGACAAAGCAACAGGACAGTTCACATGACCATCTTTTTTCACTCTAA
- the LOC119119751 gene encoding target of Myb protein 1-like isoform X2, whose amino-acid sequence MFSLGEKMEFLIANPFSTPVGQRIEQATSGSRQSEDWGLNMEICDIINETDEGPRDAVKAIKKRIAGNKNFREIMLALTVLETCVKNCGHRFHVFVASQEFVEGVLVRAILPKYNPPSVLHDRVLSLIQSWADAFRTSPSLAGVVYVYDDLRRRGLEFPMTDLDALSPIHTPIRTVPENETQQATDAPPRQSQAQTSTTNSSPASQSSEGPPALSAEQKNKLQHELALVKGNLTVMTEMLNELKPGQSKQEDTELLQQLYSVCKNMQTRVVELIPQLMDEGLIEELLVVNDDLNNAFIRYERFDRLNKAQMTNTEQSSVSRPDRIDLSPEHSILSQPAVITTNNQPEVNTCTNQGQSANHKDEEEFDMFAQTRGSSLAELRKSVRYEDPGAVEGLAGALDSKLQVTGHMGQDKNALQNNVDKWLACNMEDQSAVSEGVSSEEFDKFLDDRAKESDQSNHTTCGTLPSSSRLPPQSTKQQDSSHDHLFSL is encoded by the exons ATGTTTTCTCTCGGGGAGAAGATGGAGTTTCTCATTGCAAACCCCTTTTCGACACCTGTTGGTCAGAGAATCG AGCAAGCGACCAGCGGCTCTCGGCAGTCCGAGGACTGGGGACTTAACATGGAGatatgtgacatcatcaatgagACGGACGAGGG ACCAAGAGATGCGGTCAAAGCCATTAAGAAGAGGATTGCGGGTAACAAGAATTTCAGAGAAATCATGTTGGCCCTGACT GTTCTTGAGACATGCGTAAAGAATTGCGGCCATCGCTTCCACGTTTTTGTGGCGTCACAGGAGTTTGTGGAAGGAGTTCTGGTGCGAGCCATTTTGCCCAAATATAACCCGCCCTCTGTTCTCCATGACAGGGTGCTCAGTCTCATACAG TCATGGGCCGACGCGTTCCGGACTTCCCCCTCCCTTGCGGGCGTGGTGTATGTTTACGATGACCTGAGGAGACGAGGGTTGGAGTTTCCCATGACAGACCTCGATGCTCTATCGCCCATTCACACTCCCATCAGG ACTGTGCCAGAAAATGAAACCCAACAAGCTACGGATGCTCCTCCCCGTCAGTCACAAGCACAAACTTCCACTACAAATTCTTCACCTGCATCCCAGTCCAGTGAGGGACCACCTGCCCTCTCTGCAGAACAG AAAAACAAGTTGCAGCATGAACTTGCACTGGTAAAAGGAAATCTTACTGTCATGACTGAAATGCTGAATGAACTTAAACCTGGACAGAGCAAGCAGGAGGATACAGAACTGCTGCAG CAACTCTACTCAGTGTGCAAGAACATGCAGACGCGAGTGGTGGAGCTCATCCctcagctgatggatgaaggacTCATTGAGGAGCTTCTTGTAGTTAATGATGATCTCAACAATGCTTTCATCCGTTATGAGAG GTTTGACAGACTAAACAAGGCACAAATGACAAATACTGAACAA AGTTCCGTCAGCCGCCCGGACCGTATCGACCTCAGCCCAGAGCACTCAATACTGAGCCAGCCTGCTGTCATCACAACGAACAATCAACCCGAAGTCAACACATGTACCAATCAGGGGCAGTCGGCCAACCACA AAGATGAGGAAGAGTTTGATATGTTCGCTCAAACCCGAGGAAGCTCCTTAGCAGAGCTGAGAAAGAG TGTTAGGTATGAGGACCCTGGAGCTGTAGAGGGTCTTGCTGGGGCCCTCGACTCAAAACTGCAAGTCACAGGACAT ATGGGGCAAGATAAAAACGCTCTACAGAACAATGTGGATAAATGGCTGGCTTGTAATATG GAAGACCAATCTGCAGTCAGTGAGGGAGTCTCCAGTGAAG AATTTGATAAATTTTTGGACGATCGGGCAAAGGAATCTGACCAAAGTAATCATACGACGTGTGGAACACTGCCTTCCTCCTCCAGACTGCCGCCACAGTCGACAAAGCAACAGGACAGTTCACATGACCATCTTTTTTCACTCTAA
- the LOC119119751 gene encoding target of Myb protein 1-like isoform X1 encodes MFSLGEKMEFLIANPFSTPVGQRIEQATSGSRQSEDWGLNMEICDIINETDEGPRDAVKAIKKRIAGNKNFREIMLALTVLETCVKNCGHRFHVFVASQEFVEGVLVRAILPKYNPPSVLHDRVLSLIQSWADAFRTSPSLAGVVYVYDDLRRRGLEFPMTDLDALSPIHTPIRTVPENETQQATDAPPRQSQAQTSTTNSSPASQSSEGPPALSAEQKNKLQHELALVKGNLTVMTEMLNELKPGQSKQEDTELLQQLYSVCKNMQTRVVELIPQLMDEGLIEELLVVNDDLNNAFIRYERFDRLNKAQMTNTEQQSSVSRPDRIDLSPEHSILSQPAVITTNNQPEVNTCTNQGQSANHKDEEEFDMFAQTRGSSLAELRKSVRYEDPGAVEGLAGALDSKLQVTGHMGQDKNALQNNVDKWLACNMEDQSAVSEGVSSEEFDKFLDDRAKESDQSNHTTCGTLPSSSRLPPQSTKQQDSSHDHLFSL; translated from the exons ATGTTTTCTCTCGGGGAGAAGATGGAGTTTCTCATTGCAAACCCCTTTTCGACACCTGTTGGTCAGAGAATCG AGCAAGCGACCAGCGGCTCTCGGCAGTCCGAGGACTGGGGACTTAACATGGAGatatgtgacatcatcaatgagACGGACGAGGG ACCAAGAGATGCGGTCAAAGCCATTAAGAAGAGGATTGCGGGTAACAAGAATTTCAGAGAAATCATGTTGGCCCTGACT GTTCTTGAGACATGCGTAAAGAATTGCGGCCATCGCTTCCACGTTTTTGTGGCGTCACAGGAGTTTGTGGAAGGAGTTCTGGTGCGAGCCATTTTGCCCAAATATAACCCGCCCTCTGTTCTCCATGACAGGGTGCTCAGTCTCATACAG TCATGGGCCGACGCGTTCCGGACTTCCCCCTCCCTTGCGGGCGTGGTGTATGTTTACGATGACCTGAGGAGACGAGGGTTGGAGTTTCCCATGACAGACCTCGATGCTCTATCGCCCATTCACACTCCCATCAGG ACTGTGCCAGAAAATGAAACCCAACAAGCTACGGATGCTCCTCCCCGTCAGTCACAAGCACAAACTTCCACTACAAATTCTTCACCTGCATCCCAGTCCAGTGAGGGACCACCTGCCCTCTCTGCAGAACAG AAAAACAAGTTGCAGCATGAACTTGCACTGGTAAAAGGAAATCTTACTGTCATGACTGAAATGCTGAATGAACTTAAACCTGGACAGAGCAAGCAGGAGGATACAGAACTGCTGCAG CAACTCTACTCAGTGTGCAAGAACATGCAGACGCGAGTGGTGGAGCTCATCCctcagctgatggatgaaggacTCATTGAGGAGCTTCTTGTAGTTAATGATGATCTCAACAATGCTTTCATCCGTTATGAGAG GTTTGACAGACTAAACAAGGCACAAATGACAAATACTGAACAA CAGAGTTCCGTCAGCCGCCCGGACCGTATCGACCTCAGCCCAGAGCACTCAATACTGAGCCAGCCTGCTGTCATCACAACGAACAATCAACCCGAAGTCAACACATGTACCAATCAGGGGCAGTCGGCCAACCACA AAGATGAGGAAGAGTTTGATATGTTCGCTCAAACCCGAGGAAGCTCCTTAGCAGAGCTGAGAAAGAG TGTTAGGTATGAGGACCCTGGAGCTGTAGAGGGTCTTGCTGGGGCCCTCGACTCAAAACTGCAAGTCACAGGACAT ATGGGGCAAGATAAAAACGCTCTACAGAACAATGTGGATAAATGGCTGGCTTGTAATATG GAAGACCAATCTGCAGTCAGTGAGGGAGTCTCCAGTGAAG AATTTGATAAATTTTTGGACGATCGGGCAAAGGAATCTGACCAAAGTAATCATACGACGTGTGGAACACTGCCTTCCTCCTCCAGACTGCCGCCACAGTCGACAAAGCAACAGGACAGTTCACATGACCATCTTTTTTCACTCTAA